From Pandoraea norimbergensis, the proteins below share one genomic window:
- a CDS encoding endo alpha-1,4 polygalactosaminidase — translation MATIGVRVGLGLLAAIVAAISLQASALELSAARGGQILASNEAAIRAGGTAASRWQPSVTDTWQWQLRGKVNTTYNVDVYDIDLFDTDPGVIAQLKRDGRKVVCYFSAGSSENWRTDFSQFKAWEKGRVMRGWEGENWLDVRSDNVRSIMKQRLDRAVAKGCDGVEPDNVDGYVNDTGFPLTAQDQLAFNGFLAREAHARNLAIGFKNDVNQLAVLEPLFDFAVNEECHEQNECRGYRAFTSKNKPVLNAEYRATYRTEAGRRELCAAALAANLRTLVLPRELDDSFRFSCD, via the coding sequence ATGGCGACGATTGGCGTACGCGTGGGTTTGGGTCTTCTTGCCGCGATTGTTGCGGCGATCTCGTTACAGGCGAGCGCGCTGGAGTTGTCTGCCGCACGCGGCGGGCAGATTCTCGCGTCGAACGAGGCCGCCATCCGGGCAGGTGGCACGGCGGCGTCACGCTGGCAGCCGTCCGTCACAGACACGTGGCAGTGGCAACTCCGGGGGAAGGTCAACACCACCTACAACGTGGATGTCTACGACATCGACCTGTTCGATACCGACCCGGGCGTGATCGCCCAACTCAAGCGCGATGGCCGAAAGGTCGTTTGCTACTTCTCGGCGGGCAGTTCTGAAAACTGGCGCACCGATTTCAGTCAGTTCAAAGCGTGGGAGAAGGGCCGGGTGATGCGCGGCTGGGAGGGCGAAAACTGGCTCGATGTGAGATCCGACAACGTCCGGTCGATCATGAAGCAACGTCTCGACCGCGCCGTGGCAAAGGGTTGCGATGGCGTAGAGCCCGACAACGTCGACGGTTACGTCAATGACACCGGTTTTCCGCTCACCGCGCAGGACCAGCTCGCCTTCAACGGCTTTCTCGCCCGCGAAGCGCACGCACGCAATCTGGCCATCGGCTTCAAGAACGACGTCAATCAGTTGGCGGTGCTCGAACCGCTGTTCGACTTCGCGGTGAACGAGGAGTGTCACGAACAGAACGAATGCCGTGGCTACCGTGCATTTACTTCAAAGAACAAGCCAGTCCTGAACGCAGAATACCGCGCGACTTATCGCACCGAAGCGGGCCGTCGTGAGTTGTGTGCTGCGGCGCTCGCAGCGAATCTGCGCACGCTTGTGTTGCCGCGTGAACTGGACGATAGCTTCAGATTCAGTTGTGATTAA
- a CDS encoding glycosyltransferase — protein MKILYTNFHVGSGGGQDTYIRDLAVAMSRSHQVTVASPPGSHLATKFKNSPGVETVEIHFKLRWHMMLRETLKLRKLIETRRFDIIHVNGSADHRQVMLALVGMRNRPEVVFTKHNTYAATSLGNWFRAKFATRLTIAVSDHVSEMLARKSPYRNVVVIKHGVRAIGHEALNWDEIRTRRTALLGVDASDAIILGSAAGTGESKGWADLVAALMLLPVDLRSRFRIWLAGTDPSAAQRAMVSRCGLDEQIVFTGSLDSVQDLLAVTDVSFVLSYYESLSYACREAMAMGCPMLVSNVGGLPENVSNGVDGWIVPPRNASAIAQVLRDVVADPGRVRLMGHMAAMKARSEFCFENFVAATQGVYMDAMSVQLIASKQLA, from the coding sequence ATGAAGATTCTCTACACCAACTTCCACGTCGGCAGCGGCGGCGGCCAGGACACCTACATTCGCGACCTCGCCGTTGCCATGAGCCGGAGTCATCAGGTGACGGTTGCGTCGCCGCCCGGCAGCCATCTGGCGACAAAATTCAAGAATTCCCCCGGCGTCGAGACGGTCGAGATTCACTTCAAACTGCGCTGGCACATGATGCTGCGCGAGACCCTGAAGCTGAGAAAGCTGATCGAAACCCGGCGATTCGACATCATCCATGTGAACGGATCCGCCGATCACCGGCAAGTCATGCTGGCACTCGTCGGCATGCGTAACCGGCCGGAAGTCGTCTTCACGAAACACAACACCTATGCCGCAACCTCGCTGGGCAACTGGTTTCGCGCGAAGTTTGCCACCCGGCTGACGATTGCCGTTAGCGACCATGTGAGCGAGATGCTGGCGCGTAAATCGCCTTACCGGAACGTCGTCGTCATCAAGCACGGCGTGCGTGCCATCGGCCATGAGGCATTGAACTGGGACGAGATTCGTACGCGCCGAACCGCATTGCTAGGGGTGGACGCATCCGACGCCATCATCCTCGGCAGCGCGGCCGGTACGGGAGAATCGAAGGGATGGGCCGATCTGGTGGCGGCGCTGATGCTGCTGCCGGTCGATCTGCGCAGCCGCTTTCGCATCTGGCTGGCGGGCACCGATCCGAGTGCCGCGCAGCGTGCCATGGTGTCGCGTTGCGGATTGGACGAACAAATCGTATTTACCGGCTCACTCGACAGCGTGCAGGACTTGCTGGCCGTGACCGATGTGTCGTTCGTCCTGTCGTACTACGAGAGCCTGTCGTACGCCTGCCGCGAGGCCATGGCGATGGGGTGCCCGATGCTCGTGTCGAACGTGGGCGGTTTGCCGGAAAACGTCTCGAACGGCGTCGATGGATGGATCGTCCCGCCGCGCAATGCCAGCGCCATCGCACAGGTGCTTCGTGACGTCGTTGCCGACCCGGGACGCGTGCGATTGATGGGGCACATGGCTGCCATGAAGGCGCGCTCGGAGTTCTGCTTCGAGAACTTTGTCGCGGCCACGCAGGGGGTGTACATGGATGCGATGTCCGTCCAGCTCATTGCGTCGAAGCAACTGGCCTGA